A single Lactuca sativa cultivar Salinas chromosome 8, Lsat_Salinas_v11, whole genome shotgun sequence DNA region contains:
- the LOC111920122 gene encoding nuclear pore complex protein NUP93A, which yields MTSDADMSSWTDLLHSSSKLVEQAAPSAQFPPLQRNLDQLEALSKKLKSKTLRTEAPSQSIAATRLLAREGINAEQLARDLKSFELKTTFEDVFPAEATSVEEYLQQVREMAMVSAVQEAQKDNLRNFSDYMMTVLEDDWQKEKRDFLHSLSRISSLPRTNVTDSSIGANRSGPILSLTSSPHISSGPSNMELLAIADKKAAAYAEVVRNLNDARQRSLEYKPATAFKNAYDNLGLDSSGGKSVTMNKIWHLIQTLTGENSSVQRNLSKKMSLIIGARRHLEWGHDKYIMEMIHSHPAQAALGGVVGNLPKIHAFLRIRLRDYGVLDFDAGDARRQPPVDTTWQQIYFCLRTGYYDDAQRVASSSRVSHHFASQLTEWISNGGMVSVETASIAAEECEKMLRMGDRSGRGTFDKKKLLLYALISGSRRQIDRLLREHPTLFNTIEDFLWFKLCAVRDSPTNSNEGLSPYTLHDLQAYLNKFEPSYYTKNGKDPLVYPYVLLLSIQLLPAVLYLSKDIGDDGYNIDATHIAIVLADHGVLADVTGTGGHKLGVMDGFAESASIIRQYGSLYLRHNNLSMALEYYAQAAAAVGGGKLSWSGRGNVDQQRQRSLMMQQLLMELLLRDGGILLLLGARGEGEEGELKRFLVDGKERYQFLFEAARRCLEAGLNDKSIEIQKRIGAFSAALDTINKSLSEAICSLSRGRLDGESRTAGLVHSGNELLETFKYFPNVSLQERELVLEQETVLRQLENILVIHKLARQEHHLDALREIAKLPFLPFDPRASDTAATDTFQNLSPHVQACIPDLLKVSLQSIDNVRDSDGSLRALRIKIANFLANNLNRNWPRDLYERVARSL from the exons ATGACGAGCGACGCAGATATGAGTAGCTGGACGGATCTTCTGCATTCATCTTCGAAACTCGTCGAGCAAGCTGCTCCTTCTGCTCAGTTTCCTCCTCTCCAG AGAAATTTGGATCAATTAGAAGCATTGTCAAAGAAGCTCAAGTCGAAAACGCTCAGAACCGAGGCTCCCTCTCAATCGATTGCAGCTACAAG GCTACTTGCACGTGAGGGGATAAATGCTGAGCAACTGGCACGGGATCTTAAGTCATTTGAATTGAAG ACAACTTTTGAGGATGTTTTCCCTGCCGAAGCTACAAGCGTTGAGGAATACTTGCAGCAG GTCCGTGAAATGGCAATGGTTTCTGCTGTTCAGGAAGCTCAGAAAGATAATCTCAGAAATTTTAGTGACTACATGATGACAGTGTTAGAG GATGACTGGCAAAAGGAAAAAAGGGACTTTCTTCACAGCCTGAGCCGCATCTCCAGTTTACCAAGGACCAATGTAACTGATTCAAGCATTGGGGCTAACCGATCAGGGCCAATACTATCTTTAACTTCCAGTCCTCACATTTCATCTGGTCCTTCTAACATGGAGCTTTTGGCAATAGCTGATAAAAAGGCTGCAGCATATGCTGAGGTTGTGAGAAATCTCAATGATGCAAGACAGCGTAGTTTAGAATATAAA CCAGCTACTGCTTTTAAGAATGCATATGACAATCTTGGCCTGGATTCTTCTGGTGGTAAATCAGTTACCATGAACAAGATCTGGCATCTAATTCAG ACTTTGACGGGTGAGAATTCAAGTGTCCAAAGAAATCTTTCAAAGAAAATGTCACTAATAATTGGTGCAAGGCGACACCTGGAATGGGGGCATGATAAATATATCATGGAAATGATACACAGTCATCCAGCACAG GCTGCTCTTGGTGGAGTGGTGGGAAATTTGCCAAAGATCCATGCTTTTCTTAGG ATCCGGTTGAGAGACTACGGGGTTCTTGATTTCGATGCAGGCGATGCTCGTAGACAGCCTCCTGTTGATACCACATGGCAGCAG ATCTATTTCTGCTTGAGAACTGGGTACTATGATGATGCACAAAGGGTTGCTTCAAGCTCCCGTGTTTCTCACCATTTTGCATCACAG cTTACAGAATGGATCTCAAACGGAGGCATGGTATCAGTAGAAACCGCTTCCATTGCTGCAGAAGAATGTGAAAAAATGTTACGTATGGGCGATCGATCAGGCCGAGGaacatttgacaaaaaaaaactaCTTCTCTACGCCCTCATATCCGGGTCCCGCAGGCAAATCGATCGCCTACTGAGAGAACACCCCACACTTTTCAACACCATAGAAGACTTCCTCTGGTTCAAACTCTGTGCTGTTCGAGACTCCCCCACCAATTCAAACGAAGGCTTATCACCTTACACCTTACACGATCTACAAGCCTACTTAAACAAATTCGAACCATCTTACTACACAAAAAACGGGAAAGACCCGTTGGTGTATCCGTATGTCTTGCTACTAAGCATACAGTTGCTTCCAGCTGTTTTATATCTGTCTAAAGATATCGGAGACGATGGGTACAACATCGATGCTACTCATATAGCAATTGTGCTAGCAGACCATGGTGTTCTCGCTGATGTCACTGGGACAGGTGGTCATAAGTTGGGTGTGATGGATGGTTTTGCTGAGTCAGCGAGTATAATTAGACAATATGGTTCGTTGTATCTACGACATAACAATCTTTCGATGGCGTTGGAGTATTACGCGCAGGCTGCTGCTGCTGTTGGTGGTGGGAAGTTGTCTTGGTCTGGGAGAGGGAATGTGGATCAACAAAGGCAACGCAGTTTGATGATGCAGCAGTTGTTGATGGAGTTGCTGTTGCGTGATGGTGGGATACTTTTGTTGCTTGGGGCAAGAGGGGAGGGAGAAGAAGGTGAGTTAAAGAGGTTTTTGGTTGATGGAAAAGAGAGGTACCAGTTTTTGTTTGAAGCTGCTCGCAGGTGTCTGGAAGCTGGGCTTAATGACAAG TCTATAGAAATTCAAAAGAGAATTGGGGCGTTTTCAGCAGCACTGGATACAATAAACAAGAGTCTCTCTGAAGCTATCTGTTCTTTATCACGAGGTAGACTCGATGGAGAGAGCCGAACAGCTGGGCTTGTTCATTCTGGAAATGAGCTGCTGGAGACGTTTAAATACTTTCCGAATGTCAG TCTACAAGAAAGAGAACTTGTTTTAGAGCAAGAAACCGTGTTAAGACAACTTGAGAACATTTTGGTTATTCATAAATTGGCAAGGCAAGAACATCATCTAGATGCTTTAAGGGAGATTGCCAAGCTTCCATTTCTTCCATTTGATCCCAGGGCATCTGATACAGCAGCAACAGATACTTTTCAAAATTTGTCCCCTCATGTTCAAGCTTGTATTCCAGACCTTCTTAAGGTCTCTCTTCAGTCTATAGACAATGTCAGAGACTCAGATGGCTCACTTCGTGCCTTGAGGATCAAG ATTGCCAATTTCCTTGCGAATAATTTGAATCGAAACTGGCCACGGGACTTATACGAGAGAGTAGCTAGAAGTCTGTGA